A stretch of Pangasianodon hypophthalmus isolate fPanHyp1 chromosome 9, fPanHyp1.pri, whole genome shotgun sequence DNA encodes these proteins:
- the cat gene encoding catalase has translation MAENREKATDQMKLWKESRGSQRADVLTTGAGVPVGDKLNVQTAGPRGPLLVQDVVFTDEMAHFDRERIPERVVHAKGAGAFGYFEVTHDITRYSKAKVFEHVGKTTPIAVRFSTVAGESGSADTVRDPRGFAVKFYTEDGNWDLTGNNTPIFFIRDAFLFPSFIHTQKRNPQTHLKDPDMVWDFWSLRPESLHQVSFLFSDRGIPDGFRHMNGYGSHTFKLINSDGNPVYCKFHYKTDQGIKNLTVEEADRLASTDPDYAIRDLYNAIANGNFPSWTFYIQVMTFEQAEKYPWNPFDLTKIWPHNDYPLIPVGRFVLNKNPVNYFAEVEQLAFDPSNMPPGIEPSPDKMLQGRLFSYPDTHRHRLGANYLQLPVNCPYRARVANYQRDGPMCMTDNQGGAPNYFPNSFSAPDCQPRFMESKFRVSPDVGRYNSSDEDNVTQVRTFFTKVLNDAERERLCQNMAGHLKGAQLFIQKRMVQRLTAVHQDYGSRVQALLDKYNAESKMNSVHVYKQGGSSAVAAPSKI, from the exons ATGGcggaaaacagagaaaaggcTACGGATCAGATGAAGCTGTGGAAAGAAAGTAGAGGATCTCAG CGAGCCGACGTGTTGACCACAGGAGCGGGTGTTCCCGTTGGCGATAAGCTGAATGTTCAGACGGCGGGACCCCGGGGGCCGCTGCTGGTGCAGGATGTCGTCTTCACTGACGAGATGGCCCACTTTGACCGCGAGCGCATCCCTGAAAGGGTGGTGCATGCCAAAGGAGCAG GTGCATTTGGCTATTTTGAGGTGACTCATGACATCACGCGCTACAGCAAAGCCAAGGTGTTTGAGCATGTGGGCAAGACAACTCCCATCGCTGTGAGATTCTCTACTGTGG CTGGTGAGTCTGGTTCAGCTGACACAGTCCGGGACCCTCGAGGTTTTGCAGTGAAATTCTACACTGAAGACGGCAACTGGGACCTGACAGGCAATAACACACCCATCTTCTTCATCAGGGATGCATTTctg TTTCCATCCTTCATCCACACTCAAAAGCGAAATCCTCAGACTCACCTGAAGGACCCTGACATGGTGTGGGACTTTTGGAGCCTGCGTCCAGAGTCTCTGCATCAG GTGTCTTTCCTCTTCAGTGATCGTGGAATACCTGACGGATTTCGCCATATGAATGGCTACGGATCCCACACCTTCAAACTGATAAACTCTGACGGCAACCCTGTCTACTGCAAGTTCCACTACAAG ACTGATCAGGGCATTAAGAATCTGACTGTGGAGGAGGCAGACCGTTTAGCCTCCACTGATCCTGACTACGCCATCCGTGACCTTTACAACGCCATCGCCAATGGCAACTTCCCCTCCTGGACTTTCTACATCCAGGTCATGACCTTTGAGCAGGCGGAGAAGTACCCATGGAACCCATTTGATCTGACCAAG ATTTGGCCCCATAACGACTACCCCCTGATTCCAGTTGGACGCTTTGTGTTGAATAAAAACCCTGTAAACTATTTCGCTGAGGTGGAGCAGCTGGCGTTTGACCCCAGTAACATGCCACCAGGTATCGAGCCAAGTCCTGACAAGATGCTGCAG GGTCGTCTCTTCTCTTACCCTGACACCCACCGCCACCGGCTTGGAGCCAACTACCTCCAGCTGCCTGTTAATTGCCCTTATCGTGCCCGTGTGGCCAACTATCAGAGAGATGGACCCATGTGTATGACTGACAACCAGG gaGGAGCTCCGAACTACTTCCCCAACAGCTTCAGTGCCCCAGATTGTCAGCCTCGCTTTATGGAGTCCAAGTTTAGAGTCTCTCCTGACGTCGGACGCTACAACAGCTCGGATGAAGATAATGTGACCCAG GTTCGCACTTTCTTCACCAAGGTCCTGAACGATGCTGAACGCGAGCGTCTATGCCAAAACATGGCAGGACATCTGAAAGGAGCTCAGCTCTTCATTCAGAAGCGCATG GTCCAGCGTCTGACGGCAGTGCACCAGGATTACGGCTCTCGCGTTCAGGCGCTGCTTGACAAGTATAATGCAGAGAGCAAGATG AACTCCGTCCACGTGTATAAGCAGGGAGGTTCATCTGCTGTGGCTGCGCCGTCCAAGATATGA
- the LOC113530032 gene encoding interferon-induced transmembrane protein 3 has translation MQSTMVPLNALPGDGRGAGTVVVAMPEHPPDYIVWSIASIIYGNPCCLGLIAFYYSIKSRDRKMVGDMNGARSYGSTAQCFNGFALALIVILFIIMIVLMVVQIAEMRSHTHTYYRGYYK, from the exons ATGCAGAGCACAATGGTTCCACTGAATGCTCTACCGGGTGATGGAAGAGGAGCAGGGACAGTGGTGGTGGCAATGCCAGAGCATCCGCCTGATTATATAGTGTGGTCCATTGCCAGCATCATCTATGGAAACCCATGCTGCCTGGGCCTGATTGCCTTTTATTACTCCATCAAG tccaGAGACCGGAAAATGGTGGGGGACATGAATGGAGCAAGGTCGTACGGTTCCACGGCGCAATGTTTCAATGGCTTTGCGCTGGCACTTATCGTtatcctcttcatcatcatgatcGTGCTGATGGTTGTGCAGATTGCCGAAATGAGGAGTCACACTCATACATATTACAGAGGatactataaataa